In Candidatus Hydrogenedentota bacterium, the following are encoded in one genomic region:
- a CDS encoding bifunctional nuclease family protein, whose product MLEVEILGVSQAEEHQYPLVLLRHENKVLPILVGLPEASAIQIGLLGEKTARPMTHDLICNLLVGLRGEVTSVNIYKLENETFLAHLNVEQKDADGQVEQILRVDTRPSDGIAIAVRVGCPIMVAEEVMESAAQDASILGDADDDDTDSDDDSPF is encoded by the coding sequence ATGCTCGAAGTCGAGATCCTGGGGGTCAGCCAGGCCGAGGAACACCAATACCCGCTCGTATTGCTGCGCCACGAAAACAAGGTGCTGCCGATACTGGTGGGGCTTCCGGAGGCCAGCGCAATCCAGATTGGCCTCCTGGGGGAAAAGACCGCCCGCCCCATGACGCACGACCTCATCTGCAACCTTCTCGTCGGGTTGCGCGGTGAGGTGACGTCGGTCAACATCTACAAGCTCGAAAACGAAACCTTCCTCGCCCACCTGAACGTCGAGCAAAAGGACGCGGACGGCCAGGTCGAGCAGATCCTTCGCGTCGACACCCGCCCGAGCGACGGAATCGCCATTGCGGTGCGGGTCGGCTGCCCCATCATGGTGGCTGAGGAAGTTATGGAAAGCGCGGCCCAGGACGCCTCCATCCTCGGCGACGCCGACGACGACGACACCGACAGCGACGACGACAGCCCCTTCTGA
- a CDS encoding Gfo/Idh/MocA family oxidoreductase: MAKKKEVNVAVVGASFMGKAHSNGWRKVDMFFDAPVKPVMKVLCDKEQSLLDANAEKWGWQETATDWKALLERDDIDIIDICTPNFLHPEIAVAAAKAGKHIVCEKPLASSLKEAEAMQKAVDAAGVKNMCAFSYRFVPAIQTIKNLIDKNQLGEIFHFRAAYQQDWIVDPEFPMVWRLKKKHTGSGALGDIGAHITDLCQFLVGDIAEVTSALETFIKKRVVAESDTGAWEAKGSKKSKQYDTVDVDDAAIFLARIKNANTLATFEATRFAPGRRNYNNIEIYGSKGSVIWNLEDINYFQYFNRSDPDLLQGFRRVSACDIGHPFTAAWWPPGHTIGYEHLFVHELYEFVCGLNKKKPNFPTFEDGVKCQRVLETVEKAAKTRKWEKVE; the protein is encoded by the coding sequence ATGGCAAAGAAAAAAGAAGTGAATGTGGCGGTTGTCGGCGCAAGTTTTATGGGGAAAGCCCATAGCAATGGCTGGCGCAAGGTCGATATGTTTTTTGACGCGCCGGTGAAACCCGTCATGAAGGTGCTCTGCGACAAGGAGCAGAGCCTGCTCGACGCCAACGCGGAGAAGTGGGGCTGGCAGGAAACCGCCACGGACTGGAAGGCCCTGCTGGAGCGCGACGACATCGACATCATCGATATCTGCACGCCCAACTTCCTGCATCCGGAAATCGCGGTCGCCGCGGCAAAGGCCGGCAAGCATATTGTCTGTGAGAAGCCCCTGGCGAGTTCGCTGAAGGAAGCCGAGGCCATGCAGAAGGCCGTGGACGCCGCCGGCGTCAAAAACATGTGCGCATTCAGCTACCGCTTCGTGCCCGCCATCCAGACCATCAAGAACCTGATCGACAAGAACCAGCTCGGCGAGATCTTTCACTTCCGCGCGGCCTACCAGCAGGACTGGATCGTCGATCCCGAGTTCCCGATGGTGTGGCGCCTGAAGAAGAAGCACACGGGTTCCGGCGCCCTGGGCGATATCGGCGCCCACATCACCGATCTCTGCCAGTTCCTCGTCGGCGATATTGCCGAAGTGACTTCCGCGCTCGAAACCTTCATCAAGAAGCGTGTGGTCGCGGAGAGCGACACCGGCGCCTGGGAAGCCAAGGGCAGCAAGAAGTCGAAGCAGTACGACACGGTGGACGTGGACGATGCCGCCATTTTCCTCGCCCGGATCAAGAACGCCAATACCCTCGCCACCTTCGAAGCCACGCGCTTCGCGCCGGGCCGCCGCAACTACAACAACATCGAGATTTACGGCAGCAAGGGCTCGGTGATCTGGAATCTGGAGGACATCAACTACTTCCAGTATTTCAATCGGAGCGACCCCGATCTGCTCCAGGGCTTCCGCCGCGTCTCGGCCTGCGATATCGGCCATCCCTTCACGGCCGCCTGGTGGCCCCCGGGACACACGATCGGCTACGAGCACCTTTTCGTTCACGAGTTGTATGAGTTCGTCTGCGGCCTGAACAAGAAGAAACCCAACTTCCCGACCTTCGAGGATGGGGTGAAGTGCCAGCGGGTTCTCGAGACCGTCGAGAAAGCCGCCAAGACCCGGAAATGGGAGAAAGTGGAATAA
- a CDS encoding sugar phosphate isomerase/epimerase has protein sequence MKLGLLTVMFGKEPLEKVLEIIRPLNLDTVELGTGNYPGDAHAPLQELLKSKPKRDALLDLLKREGKEISALSCHGNCLHPNKAFAKKCQQVQTDTIKLAEKLGVKTVNDFSGCPGSDPKAQQPNWVTCAWPPEYLDILDYQWNQIVIPYWKKQAKFAKDHGVRIAFEAHPGFVVYNTETLLRIRKECGNNLGANFDPSHFFWQGMEPIEAVKALGGSAIFHVHAKDTKVDPANAAVNGTLDTKHYGLEAQRSWLFRTCGYGHGHEWWKAFFSALRVAGYDGPVSIEHEDSLMSSMEGLTKAVTFLNECLIREKPGAMHWA, from the coding sequence ATGAAACTCGGACTGCTGACCGTCATGTTCGGGAAGGAGCCCCTCGAGAAGGTGCTGGAAATCATCCGGCCCCTGAACCTCGACACCGTGGAGCTCGGCACCGGAAATTACCCGGGTGACGCCCACGCGCCCCTTCAGGAACTCCTGAAATCCAAGCCGAAGCGCGACGCGCTGCTCGATCTGCTCAAGCGCGAAGGCAAGGAAATCAGCGCGCTGAGCTGCCACGGCAACTGCCTCCACCCCAACAAGGCGTTTGCGAAAAAGTGCCAGCAGGTCCAGACGGACACCATCAAGCTCGCCGAAAAGCTCGGCGTCAAGACCGTCAACGACTTCTCCGGCTGCCCCGGCTCCGATCCGAAGGCGCAGCAGCCCAACTGGGTCACCTGTGCCTGGCCGCCGGAATACCTGGACATCCTCGATTACCAGTGGAACCAAATCGTCATCCCTTACTGGAAGAAGCAGGCGAAGTTCGCGAAGGACCACGGCGTGCGCATCGCCTTTGAGGCCCATCCCGGCTTCGTGGTCTACAACACCGAGACCCTGCTTCGCATCCGCAAGGAATGCGGGAACAACCTCGGCGCCAACTTCGACCCGAGCCACTTCTTCTGGCAGGGTATGGAGCCCATCGAGGCCGTCAAGGCGCTCGGCGGAAGCGCCATATTCCATGTCCACGCCAAGGACACCAAGGTGGATCCCGCCAACGCCGCCGTCAACGGCACGCTCGACACCAAGCACTACGGCCTCGAGGCGCAGCGCAGCTGGCTCTTCCGCACCTGCGGCTATGGCCACGGCCACGAATGGTGGAAGGCCTTCTTCTCCGCCCTCCGCGTCGCCGGCTACGACGGCCCCGTCAGCATCGAGCACGAAGACAGCCTCATGTCCAGCATGGAAGGCCTCACCAAGGCCGTCACCTTCCTGAACGAGTGCCTGATCCGCGAGAAACCCGGCGCCATGCACTGGGCCTGA
- a CDS encoding response regulator — MQNTVLVVEDDEIYRELVERHLGDAYMLVFTDSLRGAAEMLQSHIPDCILLDHRLPDGNGIDFLPQPVNAEVPVILCTAHGSEALAVKAIKAGAEDYLVKRGLGRRELRRAVRCAIKQSQLRTQLRLKVSESESLSRLLRTALSNNEALRGIIPICAYCRKVRDRTGCWHSIEAYVSQHTGARFTHGLCPSCLDIELEKFAQEDQARLDDENGERP; from the coding sequence ATGCAGAATACGGTTCTGGTTGTCGAAGACGATGAGATTTACCGGGAGCTTGTGGAGAGGCATCTCGGGGATGCCTATATGCTCGTATTCACGGATTCGCTCCGGGGCGCCGCCGAGATGCTTCAATCACACATTCCCGATTGTATCCTGCTCGATCATCGGCTTCCCGATGGGAACGGGATCGATTTTCTCCCGCAACCGGTGAATGCGGAAGTCCCGGTGATCCTGTGCACGGCTCACGGCAGCGAAGCACTGGCTGTCAAGGCGATAAAAGCCGGTGCGGAAGACTACCTGGTGAAGCGAGGTCTCGGCAGGCGGGAACTGCGGCGGGCGGTCCGCTGCGCGATCAAGCAGTCCCAGCTGCGGACTCAATTGAGGTTGAAGGTGTCGGAATCGGAATCATTGAGCCGACTCTTGCGGACGGCACTGAGTAACAATGAGGCTCTACGCGGCATCATCCCGATCTGCGCCTATTGCAGGAAAGTTCGTGATCGCACAGGTTGCTGGCACTCAATCGAAGCCTATGTGAGCCAGCACACCGGCGCCCGTTTCACACACGGACTGTGCCCGTCGTGCCTGGACATAGAGTTGGAAAAGTTCGCGCAGGAAGACCAAGCGAGGCTGGATGACGAAAATGGGGAGCGCCCATAA
- a CDS encoding response regulator, producing the protein MASGEIEVDKKATPTLLLVEDDDVDAERVIRAAQRAGAPFIIRRASNGVEALAVLRGEIPPVITPPLIVLLDLRMPQMGGLQFLGELRKDGAFRGIVVFVMTTSHSDEDRRAAYDKFVAGYIPKYQSGGDFGPVIQMLSRYIDVVELA; encoded by the coding sequence ATGGCCAGCGGAGAAATAGAAGTGGACAAGAAGGCAACGCCAACCCTGCTTTTGGTGGAGGATGACGATGTGGATGCGGAACGTGTAATCCGTGCGGCGCAGCGGGCCGGAGCCCCCTTCATCATACGTCGCGCCAGCAATGGCGTGGAAGCGCTTGCCGTGCTGCGGGGCGAGATTCCGCCCGTTATAACGCCCCCGCTTATTGTGCTGCTGGACCTGAGAATGCCGCAGATGGGCGGCCTGCAATTCCTCGGGGAACTCCGGAAGGACGGCGCGTTCCGCGGTATCGTAGTCTTCGTAATGACTACGTCGCACAGTGACGAGGACCGGCGCGCGGCCTATGATAAGTTTGTCGCGGGATACATACCGAAATATCAATCTGGCGGCGATTTCGGCCCGGTTATCCAGATGCTCAGCCGATATATCGACGTTGTGGAACTAGCGTAG
- a CDS encoding PAS domain S-box protein, whose amino-acid sequence MLDFLWNVFETSDFPARWTCGTWTSGHGWLHIGSDIAIWGAYMAIPATLAYFILRRKDVPFLPIFWLFAAFIFSCGATHLLDAVIFWWPAYRLSGTVKFITATVSWATVFALLPVLPRALALPGLSTVNAELNRALNAKSRSEARFRQVIEAAPNGIVMVDTGGKILLANTACATIFGYRLDELIGQYIDALAPERLRDAHSGFRELFQRDPETRPMGQGRDLHGLRKDGTEIPIEIGLSPIETDDGLLVLASIMDITERKRAEETLVRYSADLERSNRELDEFAYVASHDLRSPLEGIEQLAAWVVEDAAPYLPEDSLRHLTQIQQRAARLRTLLDDLLQYSRAGRKLEDAEQVSTSQLIAEIVTDLNAPPGFRVEYDPDLPVFYTLKTPLRHILQNLIGNAIKHHNRAGGLIRVLCVEEENCYRFTVADDGPGIDPAFHDRVFMMFETLRSRDQVEGSGMGLAIVKKILDTFGGSIHLESVPGAGAAFEVEWPRTGGV is encoded by the coding sequence ATGCTCGATTTCCTTTGGAATGTCTTCGAGACGTCGGATTTCCCGGCGCGCTGGACCTGTGGCACGTGGACATCGGGCCACGGCTGGCTGCACATCGGGTCGGATATCGCGATCTGGGGCGCCTACATGGCCATCCCGGCCACACTGGCCTATTTCATCCTCCGGCGCAAGGACGTTCCGTTTCTCCCCATCTTCTGGCTTTTCGCGGCATTCATCTTCTCCTGCGGCGCCACGCACCTGCTAGATGCGGTGATATTCTGGTGGCCCGCCTACCGGCTCTCGGGGACCGTCAAATTCATCACGGCGACGGTCTCGTGGGCGACGGTGTTCGCGCTGCTGCCGGTGTTGCCGAGGGCCCTGGCCCTGCCGGGGCTGAGTACGGTAAACGCCGAGTTGAACCGTGCGCTGAATGCCAAGTCCCGTTCGGAGGCGCGGTTCCGCCAGGTGATCGAAGCGGCGCCGAACGGCATAGTGATGGTGGACACCGGTGGCAAAATCCTGCTAGCGAATACCGCGTGTGCGACGATCTTCGGCTATCGCTTGGACGAACTCATTGGCCAGTACATCGATGCGCTGGCGCCAGAGCGTTTGCGGGATGCGCACTCTGGCTTTCGGGAGTTATTCCAGCGGGATCCGGAAACGCGGCCCATGGGCCAGGGCCGGGATCTCCATGGCCTGCGCAAAGATGGCACGGAAATCCCAATCGAAATCGGGCTGAGCCCGATCGAAACCGATGACGGCTTGCTGGTGCTGGCATCGATCATGGATATCACGGAGCGGAAGCGCGCCGAGGAAACGCTGGTGCGCTACTCGGCGGACCTGGAACGGAGCAACCGTGAGTTGGACGAGTTTGCGTATGTAGCATCGCATGACTTGCGGTCCCCGCTGGAGGGGATCGAGCAGCTGGCCGCGTGGGTTGTGGAGGACGCGGCCCCGTACCTGCCCGAGGATTCGCTGCGCCACCTGACCCAGATCCAGCAGCGGGCGGCGCGGCTGCGGACGCTGCTGGACGACTTGCTGCAATACTCCCGGGCAGGCCGAAAGCTGGAGGACGCGGAGCAAGTTTCCACGAGCCAACTCATCGCCGAGATCGTCACGGATTTAAACGCACCACCCGGCTTCCGGGTCGAGTACGACCCGGATCTGCCTGTGTTTTATACGCTCAAAACTCCGCTGCGACACATTCTCCAAAACCTTATTGGCAACGCAATCAAGCACCACAATCGAGCCGGCGGACTTATTCGGGTCCTCTGCGTTGAGGAAGAGAACTGCTACCGTTTTACGGTGGCGGATGACGGGCCGGGCATTGACCCGGCCTTTCACGACCGTGTGTTTATGATGTTCGAAACGTTGCGGTCGCGCGATCAGGTGGAGGGCAGCGGTATGGGCCTGGCCATCGTCAAGAAGATTCTGGACACCTTTGGCGGTAGCATACACCTCGAGTCGGTCCCCGGCGCGGGTGCGGCATTCGAAGTTGAATGGCCCAGGACGGGCGGCGTTTAG
- a CDS encoding PAS domain S-box protein, with product MIGFFRDLFDTSDFPARWHCGNWTAPHGWLHVVSDVAIWGAYMAIPATLAFFILKRRDIPFLPIFWLFVAFIFSCGTSHLVEAGIFWWPAYRLSGAVKLATAAVSWATVFALIPVLPRALALPGLGAVNNELQQALESAQQSEARLRQVIEAAPNGMIMVDERGTIVLANTAATEIFGYAREELVGQSIELLVPERFQGGHPDHRAAYMQQPEARPMGHGRDLYGRHRDGREVPVEIGLNPLAYDDDQLVLASVVDITERKLSEEMLAGYTGELELRNRDLDQFAYVASHDLRSPLEAIQKLAVWITEDAAEHLPEGSRRHLELIGQRAQRLKNLLDDLLQYSRAGRQGGESGLVDTGDLVAQIVSDLNPPPEFEIAVADGMPVFDTLRTPLRHIFQNLIGNAIKHHERTNGRIEIGYSEEADYYTFSVRDDGPGIDPAYHDRIFGMFETLRPRDEVEGSGMGLAIIKKLAGAYGGDITLESAPGAGSTFRFRWPRRISK from the coding sequence GTGATCGGTTTCTTTCGCGATTTGTTTGACACGTCGGATTTTCCCGCGCGGTGGCATTGCGGGAACTGGACCGCCCCGCACGGGTGGCTGCATGTGGTTTCGGACGTGGCGATTTGGGGCGCCTACATGGCCATCCCCGCGACCCTGGCGTTCTTCATCCTGAAGCGCCGGGACATCCCCTTCCTCCCGATCTTCTGGCTGTTCGTGGCCTTCATCTTTTCCTGCGGCACGAGCCACCTGGTGGAGGCGGGTATCTTCTGGTGGCCGGCCTACCGGCTTTCCGGAGCGGTGAAACTGGCGACGGCGGCGGTGTCGTGGGCGACCGTGTTCGCGCTGATTCCGGTGCTGCCCCGCGCCCTGGCGCTGCCGGGCCTCGGCGCGGTGAACAACGAACTACAGCAGGCGCTGGAAAGCGCGCAGCAGTCGGAAGCGCGGCTGCGCCAGGTGATCGAGGCGGCGCCCAACGGCATGATCATGGTGGACGAACGCGGCACGATCGTGCTGGCCAACACGGCGGCCACGGAGATATTCGGCTACGCGCGCGAGGAATTGGTTGGGCAGTCGATCGAGCTGCTGGTGCCGGAGCGCTTCCAGGGCGGGCACCCGGACCATCGGGCGGCCTACATGCAACAGCCCGAAGCGCGCCCCATGGGCCACGGGCGCGATCTGTACGGACGCCACCGGGACGGGCGGGAGGTGCCGGTCGAAATTGGCCTGAACCCGCTCGCCTACGACGACGACCAGCTGGTGCTCGCCTCGGTGGTCGATATCACCGAGCGGAAGCTGTCGGAGGAGATGCTCGCGGGCTACACCGGGGAGCTGGAGCTGCGCAACCGGGATCTGGACCAGTTCGCCTATGTGGCGTCGCACGATTTGCGATCGCCCCTGGAGGCGATTCAGAAGCTCGCGGTGTGGATCACCGAGGACGCCGCGGAACACCTGCCCGAGGGATCGCGCCGCCATCTGGAGCTCATCGGACAGCGGGCGCAACGCCTGAAGAACCTGCTGGACGACCTCCTGCAATACTCGCGGGCGGGCCGGCAGGGCGGAGAGTCGGGCCTGGTCGATACCGGCGATCTGGTGGCGCAGATCGTGTCGGATCTGAATCCGCCGCCGGAATTTGAAATTGCGGTGGCGGATGGGATGCCCGTGTTCGATACATTGCGGACCCCGCTGCGGCACATCTTCCAGAACTTGATTGGCAACGCGATCAAGCACCATGAGCGTACGAACGGCCGCATCGAGATAGGTTACTCCGAGGAGGCGGATTACTACACATTCTCGGTGCGCGACGATGGGCCGGGGATCGATCCCGCGTACCATGATCGCATTTTCGGGATGTTCGAGACGCTCCGCCCGCGAGACGAGGTGGAGGGTAGCGGCATGGGGCTCGCCATCATCAAAAAACTAGCGGGCGCCTATGGCGGCGATATCACACTCGAGTCGGCCCCCGGCGCGGGATCCACGTTCCGGTTCCGGTGGCCGCGGCGGATTTCCAAATAG
- a CDS encoding YebC/PmpR family DNA-binding transcriptional regulator yields MSGHSKWSTIKRKKGAADAKRGKIFSKLAKEITVAARLGGGEPDMNPRLRTVLLAAKAENMPKDNIARAIAKGTGDIEGVTYESQRYEAYGPSGAGLIIDTLTDNKNRTVANVRHAVSKYGGSMAETNAVSWNFEQKGLITVGKEGLDDDAIFEKATEAGAEDVDMEGDDYEIYTAFADLHAVSSALEGMGITPKEARLTMVPKTTIELEGKALKSLLSLMEMLDDDDDVQEVFNNVELSDEAMEAAMAE; encoded by the coding sequence ATGTCCGGTCACTCTAAATGGAGCACCATCAAGCGCAAGAAAGGCGCGGCCGACGCGAAGCGGGGCAAGATATTCTCCAAGCTCGCGAAGGAAATCACGGTCGCCGCGCGGCTGGGCGGCGGCGAACCCGACATGAATCCGCGCCTCCGGACCGTGCTGCTGGCGGCGAAGGCGGAGAACATGCCGAAGGACAATATCGCGCGCGCGATTGCGAAGGGCACGGGCGACATTGAGGGCGTGACCTACGAGTCGCAGCGCTACGAGGCGTACGGCCCGTCGGGCGCGGGCCTGATTATCGACACGCTGACCGACAACAAAAACCGCACGGTGGCGAATGTGCGCCACGCCGTGAGCAAGTATGGCGGCAGCATGGCGGAAACGAACGCGGTCAGCTGGAACTTCGAGCAGAAGGGGCTGATTACGGTAGGCAAGGAAGGCCTGGACGACGACGCGATCTTCGAGAAGGCGACGGAGGCGGGTGCGGAGGACGTGGATATGGAGGGGGACGACTACGAGATCTACACCGCCTTCGCCGATCTGCACGCGGTTTCCTCGGCGCTGGAGGGCATGGGGATCACACCGAAGGAAGCGCGGCTGACGATGGTCCCGAAGACGACGATCGAGCTGGAGGGGAAGGCCCTGAAGTCGCTGCTTTCGCTGATGGAAATGCTGGACGACGATGACGACGTCCAGGAAGTGTTCAACAATGTGGAGCTTTCGGACGAGGCGATGGAAGCAGCGATGGCCGAGTAG
- a CDS encoding carboxypeptidase regulatory-like domain-containing protein: MSLRSSRFTLLVLSIPIVVAALVGFWMCLRDTAPPQTADTESEPGALGEPAPEPQPAQAPLPTVPMPGPVATPGQFAGQLYADTGKPLAGAEVNILLLSPAAGAPPNTPAEPFRVDLDEGGRFSAALPFGAFRATVETGDRFAEHRFELSAARPSEYWTQIVGSAGWISGRVVGADGQGKADVPLAAMRDRTDYAYEKLRIPADGGAVSDETGAFQIRVPASAPHLWQIAALRHGAVAALSPSVTPGADGVVLRLPEDVTLRGRVLAAGTEDPVAGFTLLLESRPFFAGALEVTTGDDGGFTLEALPQGRYAIAPAEGSVLLTGDTDIDTWGMAEMDLALFTSLGSTVEGRVLSADGEAMPGIEVRVMRKRDTWRGESGDGGAYRVTGLPPGELDIRAWSESGLLTEPATIVFGEAPETIQKDLIVACNPVRGRVLLPDGAPVEGAVVQARSEGALVRATSGADGAFDLPCVPGHELYLIAKADGRESAEYGPIPPAEAAEGGVELVLDFAWDGFIAGRVVDGGGRPLPFAKVALNPVSGQRVQFSASTTTDRNGLFALVAGTPEEYEIKVSPQVSGFGELVVKGCALPVTLGPGERRTGLVVECSYPRGAIEGTVTDASGRPVGGATVNALGSGSNGVATSRGDGAFGIAGLEELPHIVVVQHPDFVLARQDDIIPDARGLQFRLQPRPLLRVIAADAKSNAPVERFSAALLSTAQRYPVFGPAAVSSPEGILEARVDTGALESSVTLQVVSEGYMTYEEPVRLDSSAPEHEFRVALAKAEFTLHGVVRDLGGAPLPGAAIHLDALPRNLAMTVVGGPPGSPVGGAVPGAMPGSEPDAVADAEGRFELSLADGEPRTVFAALDGYAPDSATGVPGESLVLELPEAGAVVVYVLKGGEPLMGARLSLAPDGLRGGTHHNGALQWTAVRPGPATLEVTESREPDAPVQTVEIDVQAGQVTEVTVTFP, translated from the coding sequence ATGTCGTTGCGTAGCTCCCGTTTCACCCTGTTGGTGCTCTCGATACCCATCGTGGTCGCCGCGCTTGTCGGGTTTTGGATGTGCCTCAGGGATACAGCGCCGCCGCAGACCGCCGACACGGAGAGCGAACCGGGCGCACTGGGCGAACCGGCCCCGGAGCCGCAGCCCGCGCAGGCGCCGTTGCCCACCGTCCCGATGCCCGGTCCCGTGGCGACGCCCGGGCAGTTTGCGGGACAGCTCTACGCCGACACCGGAAAGCCGCTGGCCGGCGCCGAGGTGAACATCCTTCTGCTGTCGCCGGCGGCGGGCGCGCCGCCGAATACGCCGGCCGAGCCGTTCCGCGTGGATCTGGACGAAGGCGGGCGCTTTTCCGCCGCCCTGCCCTTCGGCGCGTTCAGGGCGACCGTCGAGACCGGCGATCGCTTCGCCGAACACCGCTTTGAATTGTCCGCCGCGCGCCCGTCGGAATACTGGACGCAGATCGTGGGGTCCGCGGGCTGGATATCGGGCCGGGTGGTCGGCGCGGACGGCCAGGGCAAAGCCGATGTCCCCCTGGCCGCCATGCGCGACCGGACGGACTATGCCTACGAAAAACTGCGGATCCCCGCGGATGGCGGGGCCGTCAGCGATGAGACCGGCGCCTTTCAGATCCGCGTGCCCGCCTCGGCGCCGCACCTGTGGCAGATCGCGGCGCTCCGGCACGGCGCCGTCGCGGCGCTGTCGCCTTCGGTCACGCCCGGCGCGGACGGCGTCGTGCTGCGCCTGCCGGAGGACGTCACGCTCCGGGGCCGCGTCCTGGCGGCGGGCACGGAGGACCCCGTTGCGGGGTTCACGTTGCTTCTGGAATCGCGCCCCTTCTTTGCGGGCGCGCTGGAAGTGACGACCGGGGACGATGGCGGCTTCACCCTGGAGGCGCTGCCGCAGGGGCGCTACGCCATTGCGCCCGCGGAGGGGTCGGTTTTGCTCACCGGCGACACCGACATCGACACGTGGGGCATGGCCGAGATGGATCTCGCCCTGTTCACGAGTTTGGGCAGTACGGTGGAGGGGCGGGTCCTCAGCGCAGACGGCGAGGCCATGCCGGGCATTGAGGTGCGCGTCATGCGCAAACGGGATACGTGGCGAGGGGAAAGCGGGGACGGCGGCGCCTACCGCGTCACCGGCCTGCCGCCCGGCGAACTCGATATCCGGGCCTGGTCGGAAAGTGGCCTGTTGACGGAGCCCGCCACCATCGTGTTTGGCGAAGCCCCGGAGACCATCCAGAAGGACCTCATCGTCGCCTGTAATCCTGTGCGCGGGCGCGTCCTCCTGCCGGACGGCGCCCCGGTGGAGGGCGCGGTGGTGCAAGCGCGGAGCGAAGGCGCGCTCGTGCGCGCGACGTCGGGCGCGGATGGCGCCTTCGATCTACCCTGCGTGCCGGGCCACGAACTCTACCTGATCGCGAAGGCGGACGGGCGGGAAAGCGCCGAGTACGGCCCGATCCCGCCGGCGGAAGCGGCGGAGGGCGGCGTCGAATTGGTACTCGATTTCGCGTGGGACGGTTTCATCGCCGGGCGGGTGGTGGATGGCGGCGGCCGCCCGCTGCCCTTTGCGAAAGTCGCGCTGAACCCGGTCTCCGGCCAGCGGGTCCAGTTTTCCGCTTCCACAACCACCGACCGCAACGGCCTCTTCGCCCTCGTCGCCGGTACGCCGGAGGAGTATGAGATCAAGGTCAGTCCGCAAGTGTCCGGCTTTGGGGAACTCGTTGTAAAGGGCTGCGCGCTGCCGGTTACGCTGGGTCCCGGCGAGCGGCGCACGGGGCTTGTAGTGGAGTGTTCGTACCCGCGGGGCGCCATCGAGGGCACGGTAACCGATGCGTCGGGCCGGCCCGTCGGCGGGGCCACGGTCAACGCGCTGGGATCGGGCTCGAACGGCGTGGCCACCAGCCGGGGCGACGGCGCCTTCGGCATCGCCGGGCTCGAAGAACTCCCGCACATCGTCGTGGTCCAGCATCCCGATTTCGTCCTCGCGCGGCAGGACGACATCATCCCCGACGCGCGCGGCCTGCAATTCAGGCTGCAGCCCCGGCCCCTGCTGCGCGTGATCGCGGCGGACGCGAAAAGCAACGCGCCCGTGGAGCGGTTCAGCGCCGCCCTGCTGTCAACGGCCCAGCGATACCCGGTCTTCGGCCCCGCCGCGGTGTCCAGCCCCGAGGGCATCCTGGAGGCGCGGGTGGATACCGGGGCCCTGGAATCGAGCGTGACGCTTCAGGTGGTAAGCGAGGGCTATATGACGTACGAGGAGCCGGTGCGCTTGGATTCAAGCGCGCCGGAGCACGAGTTCCGCGTCGCCCTGGCGAAGGCGGAATTCACGCTGCACGGCGTAGTACGCGATCTCGGCGGCGCGCCCCTGCCCGGCGCCGCCATCCACCTCGACGCGCTGCCGCGCAACCTCGCCATGACCGTGGTTGGCGGCCCCCCCGGCTCGCCCGTTGGCGGCGCGGTTCCCGGCGCGATGCCCGGGTCGGAACCCGACGCCGTGGCGGATGCCGAGGGCCGCTTTGAACTCAGCCTCGCGGACGGTGAGCCGCGCACGGTCTTCGCCGCGTTGGACGGCTATGCGCCCGACTCCGCGACCGGCGTCCCCGGCGAGTCGCTGGTGCTTGAACTGCCCGAAGCGGGCGCCGTGGTGGTGTATGTGCTCAAGGGCGGCGAACCGCTCATGGGCGCGCGGCTCTCGCTCGCGCCCGACGGCCTCCGCGGCGGGACCCATCACAACGGCGCCCTGCAATGGACCGCCGTACGGCCCGGCCCCGCCACCCTCGAAGTCACCGAGAGCCGAGAGCCCGACGCCCCCGTTCAAACCGTGGAGATCGACGTGCAGGCGGGCCAGGTAACCGAAGTCACGGTGACGTTTCCGTAG